A segment of the Syntrophorhabdaceae bacterium genome:
GACCTCATTAAGAAAAGTTTTCCCGTGAAGGAGGTGTCGGTCGAGACAAACCCCAACCACCTCACCGATGAAAATATTGCCCTCCTTCAGGCTGCGGGCGTGCACCGGCTTTCCGTGGGAGTCCAAAGTTTCGACGACGGAATCCTGAAGGCTACCGAGCGCTACCATAAGTACGGAAGCGGCGAGATGATCGCTGAGCGGCTCCAATATACCCAGGGGAAATTCCAGACTCTCAATATAGATATGATATTCAATTTTCCCGCCCAGTCCATGGCGATCCTGGAAAAAGACCTTTCCACCCTCGTGGGCCTCGGCGTTGACCAGATCACCTATTATCCCCTCATGGTCTCCACCTTTACTCAGGCAGCCATGAACAAGAAGCTGGGCATCGTCAATTACGAGCGGGGAGGCGCGCTCTACGAGAAGATCGTGGAGATGCTGACCCCGACCTATGAGGCGACGACGGCGTGGTGTTTTTCCCGCCACAAAGGCATGATCGACGAGTATGTCATCAATTTCGAGGAATATGCGGGTCTTGGGAGCGGGTCGATCGGCTATCTCGGGGGAAGCGTCTATGCGAATACCTTCGACATCGAGGAGTACGTAAAGAAGCTCGGCCGGGGCGAGCCGCCTGTGA
Coding sequences within it:
- a CDS encoding coproporphyrinogen III oxidase family protein, with protein sequence MLIEKLITSIARKKNSDYLRFSASSASVPRAPNDLPRLVYVHIPFCEELCPYCSFNRIVFREPLARSYFKALRKEVLMYRDLGYEFSSLYVGGGTPTVLVDELAETIDLIKKSFPVKEVSVETNPNHLTDENIALLQAAGVHRLSVGVQSFDDGILKATERYHKYGSGEMIAERLQYTQGKFQTLNIDMIFNFPAQSMAILEKDLSTLVGLGVDQITYYPLMVSTFTQAAMNKKLGIVNYERGGALYEKIVEMLTPTYEATTAWCFSRHKGMIDEYVINFEEYAGLGSGSIGYLGGSVYANTFDIEEYVKKLGRGEPPVTARRDFSMKERLRYDFLMKLFGLKLDIKELGKKTGVNPLRYLWTEILFFMLAGGLKKQGSCLTLTRKGQYYWVLMMREFFIGVNNFRDYCRRELMTGPK